From Triticum urartu cultivar G1812 chromosome 2, Tu2.1, whole genome shotgun sequence, a single genomic window includes:
- the LOC125535074 gene encoding putative cysteine-rich receptor-like protein kinase 16, producing the protein MDFKLHDIETITNNFAEAQKVGSGGHGDVYRATHKGEEIAVKKLHQFQGLDDEEFDSECRNLREVRHQNIVRLIGYCYESEHTCVVDRDGGVYLEQRMERVLCFEYMHGGSLDKYIQDEACGLEWLTCYKIIKGTCAGINYLHSSKGKPIFHLNLKPGC; encoded by the exons ATGGATTTTAAGCTCCATGATATCGAAACTATCACCAACAACTTTGCCGAGGCTCAGAAAGTCGGCAGTGGTGGACACGGAGATGTTTACAGG GCCACTCATAAAGGAGAGGAAATTGCCGTGAAGAAGCTCCATCAATTTCAGGGACTCGATGATGAAGAATTCGACAGCGAATGCCGTAACCTTCGTGAGGTACGGCACCAAAATATTGTGCGGCTAATTGGTTACTGCTACGAATCTGAGCACACATGCGTGGTGGACCGCGATGGGGGGGTTTATTTGGAACAAAGGATGGAGCGAGTCCTCTGTTTCGAATATATGCACGGCGGAAGCCTCGATAAATACATTCAAG ATGAAGCTTGCGGGCTTGAGTGGCTGACATGTTACAAGATTATTAAAGGGACTTGTGCGGGAATAAATTACCTTCACAGCTCGAAGGGAAAACCTATTTTCCATCTGAACTTAAAGCCTGgttgttga
- the LOC125535071 gene encoding cysteine-rich receptor-like protein kinase 26 produces MDLESVVPRSMAFHLLEKITDGFSEQRKLGSGYIKKGLYEDGKKIAVKMLYPMPGLDDEQFEKEYHNPASLHHKNIVQLVGYCHETRREYLPYNGKMVLAEMTQRALCFEFMQNGSLDSCISDESNGHDWHTRYSIIKGICHGLKYLHVELKPPIFHLDLKPANILLDENMVPKIADFGLSRLLGEEQTQITNSSLGTRGYLPPEYIERNVISNKFYIFSLGVVIIKLMTGPTGYSKCAEMSSQEFIEQVQRNWRDRLLATSVYASEPYYEENEDIH; encoded by the exons ATGGACCTTGAAAGTGTGGTTCCAAGGAGTATGGCGTTCCATTTACTGGAAAAAATAACAGATGGTTTCTCCGAGCAACGGAAACTAGGTAGcggatatataaaaaag GGACTGTATGAAGATGGAAAAAAGATTGCGGTGAAGATGCTTTATCCAATGCCTGGACTTGACGATGAACAATTTGAGAAAGAGTATCACAACCCAGCAAGTCTTCATCACAAGAACATTGTGCAATTAGTTGGCTATTGCCATGAAACTAGGCGAGAATATTTGCCCTACAATGGGAAAATGGTTCTTGCTGAAATGACACAGAGGGCGCTTTGCTTTGAGTTTATGCAGAATGGAAGCCTTGACAGCTGCATTTCGG ATGAATCTAATGGCCATGATTGGCACACACGCTACTCAATAATTAAGGGGATTTGCCATGGTTTGAAATACCTTCATGTAGAGCTAAAACCTCCTATTTTTCATCTGGATTTAAAACCAGCCAATATATTGCTGGATGAGAATATGGTACCTAAAATAGCAGATTTTGGATTGTCAAGGCTGTTGGGAGAAGAACAAACCCAAATCACAAATAGTTCTTTAGGAACACG CGGGTATTTACCACCGGAATACATAGAGCGGAATGTTATCTCAAACAAGTTTTACATATTCAGCTTGGGTGTTGTTATCATAAAATTAATGACAGGACCTACGGGCTACTCCAAATGTGCTGAAATGTCTTCACAGGAGTTCATTGAACAG GTGCAAAGAAACTGGAGGGATAGGTTACTCGCAACGTCGGTGTATGCTTCAGAGCCATATTATGAAGAAAATGAAGACATTCATTGA